The genomic stretch TCTTTTTTCACGGTTCTTGCTTATTGTAGTTACCATTATTTTTTTCATTCCAATTGCTATCTTTATTTGTTTTCCTGAGAAATATCGCTATAAATATCCCGTTATTTTTTATCCCGTACATTGGTTTTACGTTGCCATTTTGAAAATTACTTTTTTACCTATCACGTATAAAGGCTTAGAAAACATTCCAAAAGATCAGGCAGTCATTTTTGCGGCTAATCATCAATCAACATTAGATATTCCTCTTGTTGGCGTACTATCAAAAGGTGTGCCGCATGTGTGGCTGGCAAAAGCGGAATTAATGGATTCCGTTTTTATACGGTGGTTAGTACCTTTGATATCGGTTCTTGTTGATGTATCTTCACCACGCAATGCTATGTTATCGCTTCGTAAAATATTAACAATCGTGAACAATCATCATCGCAACCTTATTATTTTTCCAGAAGGTACACGACGGATAGATGGGAAAGTTCATGATTTTTTTAATGGATTTGCAATCATTGCAAAAAAGACAGGTCGTCCTGTTGTTCCCGTTTGTGTCATTGGCGTTAATAAGGCATATCCGCCTGAAACTTTTTGGTTGCGTCTGTATCCAGTCACGGTAATTGTTGGTAAACCGTTGCTCTACGAGCAGAGTGATACGGATGAATCATTTAAACAACGTGTACATAATTGGTTTGTTGAGCAAATGGAGCAGGGCGCGTGATTAGTAATTTTTTTGTGCGGTGTGCACATCCATGGTATAGTGCAATCCTTTTAGGTGTTATTTTTTTGATTATCATTGCGCGCAAGTTTTTATACAAAACCGTTGTGTATCGTTATTCGTTAGGACATTCACTTAAAAAAAAGAATGTTACTACACATATTCATAAAAAAGTTTTTTATTTTTTACGGGTGCTTGTTTTGCTTTTGTTAGCAGTTGTTGTGGCAAAACTTCAGATAGTTGATTCGCGTTCTAAAATACCGCTTTCGGGAATTGATATTGTTTTGGTTCTTGATGTTTCTGGAAGTATGCAATTTAGAGACTATGATGACGATGAACGTTCTCGATTTGATGTAGCCAAGGCGGAAGCAATTCGTTTTATTGAAAAACGAACGAGTGATGCGCTTGGTCTTGTTTTGTTTGGTAAAGATACGGTGTCGCGGTGTCCAATTACGTTTGATAAACAAATGCTCAAAGATGTGGTGGATGAATTAAAGCTTGGCGTTATAGATTCCGAAGGCACCATGTTGATCACCGGAATTGTAACAGCTGCTAACCGACTAAAGCACTCTCAGGCTACAAGTAAAGTCATGATTGTTTTGACTGATGGTGAACCAAGTGAAGGTGATATGGATCCATCTGTTGGTATTGATGTAGCAAAAAAATTAGGAATAAAAATATACACTGTTGGTATTGGTAGTGAACAGGAACAGGTCTTTATGCATCCACTCTACGGGGTTGTTGCAAAACCGAAGGTCAATAAAGATTTGTTGATGAAAGTCGCGAGTCAAACGGGTGGGCATTATTTCTTGGCGCGCAATGCAGGAGACATGCGGCGTATTTATGATAAAATTGATGCGTTAGAAAAAACAGAACATGAAGTTCCTATGTTTAGCTTGTATTATGATGTGTTGATTCCGTTTGTTGCTGTTATTATGGGACTTCTCTTTTTTGAATTATTACTTTCAACATATGTATGGTTTAGGTTATGACAATCAATATAAGTAGTATTACCTGGGGCGCTCTTAACAATGCATGGTGTTTTCTTTTATTAATAATCGCAGTGCTATTATTGTGCATTCGTTATGGAAAACAGCGAAAAGCGCAAAATCTTTTAGTTGGTAGTCATGTTGAATTTTTACGTAATGTATCGCCAAAAAAACAATTTTTAAAATGTATTTTGTTCAGTGTTGGGTTTTTATTTTTATGCATAGCATTGTTACGACCGCAATGGAATAAATCAGAAGAAACGGTGATGCAAGAAGGGCGCGATTTATATATTGCGCTTGATATTTCGCGCAGTATGTTAGCAACAGATTCTTCACCAAATCGATTGATCTGTGCAAAAGAAAAAATTAAGCGTCTTATTAAAAAACTTTCTTGTGAACGTGTAGGACTCATTCTATTTTCTGGTTCTGCGTTTGTGCAATGTCCGCTCACGTCCGATTATGCAGCGTTTCATTTATATCTTGACGCAGTTGATGCAGAATTAATTTCTTCTGGAACCACCGCGCTTGATCAAGCCATACGGCAAGCGCTCACTTCTTTTGTATCCATTCCAGAGCGAAAAAGTAAATTACTTGTATTGTTTACTGATGGTGAAGATTTTTCTCATAACCTTAATGATATTAAACAAGAAGCTACCGATTCCCATCTTTCTATTTTTACGATTGGGGTTGGTACACCAGAAGGAGCTCCGGTTCCATTATTTGATCATCATGGTAATATAATCGGACATCAAAAAGATGC from Candidatus Babeliales bacterium encodes the following:
- a CDS encoding lysophospholipid acyltransferase family protein is translated as MEIGMVVRNLFSRFLLIVVTIIFFIPIAIFICFPEKYRYKYPVIFYPVHWFYVAILKITFLPITYKGLENIPKDQAVIFAANHQSTLDIPLVGVLSKGVPHVWLAKAELMDSVFIRWLVPLISVLVDVSSPRNAMLSLRKILTIVNNHHRNLIIFPEGTRRIDGKVHDFFNGFAIIAKKTGRPVVPVCVIGVNKAYPPETFWLRLYPVTVIVGKPLLYEQSDTDESFKQRVHNWFVEQMEQGA
- a CDS encoding VWA domain-containing protein, giving the protein MISNFFVRCAHPWYSAILLGVIFLIIIARKFLYKTVVYRYSLGHSLKKKNVTTHIHKKVFYFLRVLVLLLLAVVVAKLQIVDSRSKIPLSGIDIVLVLDVSGSMQFRDYDDDERSRFDVAKAEAIRFIEKRTSDALGLVLFGKDTVSRCPITFDKQMLKDVVDELKLGVIDSEGTMLITGIVTAANRLKHSQATSKVMIVLTDGEPSEGDMDPSVGIDVAKKLGIKIYTVGIGSEQEQVFMHPLYGVVAKPKVNKDLLMKVASQTGGHYFLARNAGDMRRIYDKIDALEKTEHEVPMFSLYYDVLIPFVAVIMGLLFFELLLSTYVWFRL
- a CDS encoding VWA domain-containing protein, with amino-acid sequence MTINISSITWGALNNAWCFLLLIIAVLLLCIRYGKQRKAQNLLVGSHVEFLRNVSPKKQFLKCILFSVGFLFLCIALLRPQWNKSEETVMQEGRDLYIALDISRSMLATDSSPNRLICAKEKIKRLIKKLSCERVGLILFSGSAFVQCPLTSDYAAFHLYLDAVDAELISSGTTALDQAIRQALTSFVSIPERKSKLLVLFTDGEDFSHNLNDIKQEATDSHLSIFTIGVGTPEGAPVPLFDHHGNIIGHQKDAKGGVVISRLNEGILRTLSQDAGGSYIRATDNDDDVTAFVSAVNAFEKEELAEQKFSRYEDQYHYFLLVSFICFALEWLL